One genomic region from Candidatus Zixiibacteriota bacterium encodes:
- a CDS encoding YiiX family permuted papain-like enzyme: MRPRRLFVFLILAGIASFVTCQGSDTSAPALKDGDIVFQDFPSRQSTAVKLATQSEYSHCGVIFFEDGQPIVWEAVQPVRVTPLDEWIERDTTGHYVVKRLRGADTLLNALVIDSMRTIGRSYLGRDYDIYFAWSDSELYCSEFVWKLYHIGAGIELASLRPMGDYDLSHPEVRKIMAQRWGEKFPSDEPVVSPQDLFDSDLLELVVGIK, encoded by the coding sequence ATGAGACCGAGGCGGCTGTTCGTTTTTCTGATCCTGGCGGGTATTGCATCATTTGTGACTTGCCAGGGGTCAGACACATCTGCACCGGCGCTCAAAGATGGAGACATAGTATTCCAGGATTTTCCGTCCCGCCAAAGTACCGCCGTCAAACTGGCCACCCAATCAGAGTATAGTCACTGCGGAGTAATATTCTTCGAGGATGGACAACCGATAGTCTGGGAGGCGGTTCAACCGGTCCGCGTCACTCCTCTTGACGAGTGGATTGAACGGGACACCACCGGACACTATGTGGTCAAGCGTCTCCGGGGCGCAGACACTCTTCTGAATGCGTTAGTTATTGACTCGATGAGGACGATAGGCCGGAGTTATCTTGGTCGTGATTACGACATTTATTTTGCCTGGTCCGACAGCGAACTGTATTGTTCGGAATTCGTCTGGAAACTGTACCACATCGGGGCCGGCATCGAGCTTGCTTCGTTGCGGCCCATGGGTGACTATGACCTGTCACATCCAGAAGTGCGAAAGATTATGGCCCAACGCTGGGGTGAGAAGTTCCCTTCCGATGAACCAGTGGTGTCTCCGCAGGACCTGTTTGACTCGGATTTATTAGAGTTAGTTGTTGGCATCAAGTAA
- a CDS encoding DUF1579 family protein codes for MKRLILAGLMLAVCGGGFSSAQEASDSPTQEELMARAIELATPGDEHKMLEKLCGVWDFEATMWMQPGAEPVVYPGQSEAKLVLGGRFLYGEFTTEAGELSGEGIYIMGFDRWREEFTYVGFDSWGTYYLTAAGAYDSVTNSITLYGEDDDPVTGYAQQYDFVVTFVSDDSWRFEVIYYDEAHTMGAEEFKMVEVNYTRAK; via the coding sequence ATGAAGAGATTGATTCTGGCCGGTTTGATGCTGGCGGTTTGTGGCGGCGGCTTTTCCAGCGCACAGGAAGCATCGGATTCACCGACCCAGGAAGAGTTGATGGCCAGGGCGATAGAACTGGCAACGCCGGGCGACGAACACAAGATGTTGGAGAAGCTGTGCGGCGTGTGGGATTTTGAGGCTACGATGTGGATGCAGCCGGGAGCCGAACCGGTTGTCTATCCGGGTCAATCCGAGGCGAAGTTGGTGCTCGGGGGCCGCTTCCTGTACGGAGAGTTTACCACTGAGGCCGGTGAGTTGTCGGGGGAAGGCATTTACATTATGGGGTTTGACCGCTGGCGCGAAGAGTTCACCTATGTCGGCTTCGACAGCTGGGGGACATATTACCTTACGGCCGCCGGAGCCTACGACAGCGTGACCAACAGCATCACGTTATACGGCGAGGATGATGATCCGGTGACCGGCTATGCTCAACAGTACGACTTTGTTGTGACTTTCGTATCCGATGACAGCTGGCGGTTCGAGGTCATATATTATGATGAAGCGCACACGATGGGAGCCGAAGAGTTCAAGATGGTCGAGGTGAATTACACCCGCGCCAAATAG
- a CDS encoding porin family protein, with product MRRIVIVLAVVLLTAAFAQATELGFKAGLNLANLTGDVENNKAMMTFGGGAFAKFMVAPQIFIKPEVVYMMKGTKGDSDDFDEKMKFNYIEIPVLLGYQFPTQGSVSPSLFVGPAVGILMSAKYELEGVEVDIKDFTKSTDFGLVLGGGVDFGLGTSGKLAFDARYTVGLTNLNDDVDADEFEFKNTVFSFFVGYAFPIGQ from the coding sequence GTGAGAAGAATCGTTATCGTGCTGGCGGTGGTGCTACTGACTGCCGCTTTTGCGCAGGCAACTGAACTTGGATTCAAGGCGGGCCTGAATCTGGCCAACCTTACCGGTGACGTCGAAAACAATAAGGCTATGATGACTTTTGGTGGCGGAGCGTTTGCCAAATTCATGGTCGCCCCTCAGATTTTCATTAAGCCCGAAGTGGTCTATATGATGAAGGGTACCAAGGGAGATTCGGATGATTTTGATGAGAAGATGAAATTCAACTATATCGAGATCCCGGTACTTCTTGGCTATCAGTTCCCGACGCAAGGTTCGGTCAGTCCCTCTTTATTCGTCGGCCCGGCGGTGGGCATACTAATGAGCGCCAAGTACGAGCTGGAAGGTGTCGAAGTGGATATCAAGGATTTCACGAAGAGCACGGATTTCGGTCTTGTACTTGGTGGCGGCGTGGACTTCGGGCTTGGCACGAGCGGCAAACTTGCTTTTGACGCCCGCTATACCGTCGGTCTGACCAATTTAAATGATGATGTTGACGCCGATGAGTTTGAATTCAAAAACACAGTGTTTTCTTTCTTTGTCGGCTACGCGTTCCCGATTGGCCAGTAG
- a CDS encoding SRPBCC domain-containing protein encodes MKASDEPIVVEETYEASIETVWEAITNVELMRQWYFDNIPAFRPEVGFETQFNVKSGERNFPHLWKVTDVSPLERIVYTWKFEGYQGDSFVVWELSRENKSTRLKLTCHITEDFPDGIPEFKRESCIAGWEYFLKQRLKDFLSKRR; translated from the coding sequence ATGAAGGCAAGCGATGAGCCGATCGTTGTCGAAGAAACCTACGAAGCCTCTATCGAGACTGTCTGGGAGGCGATCACAAATGTCGAATTGATGCGGCAATGGTATTTTGACAATATCCCTGCGTTCAGGCCCGAAGTCGGGTTCGAGACACAGTTCAACGTGAAAAGCGGCGAGCGCAATTTTCCTCACCTGTGGAAAGTAACCGATGTTTCTCCGTTGGAGAGAATTGTCTACACGTGGAAATTCGAAGGCTATCAGGGAGACTCGTTTGTAGTTTGGGAGTTGTCGCGCGAAAATAAATCCACCCGGTTGAAGCTGACGTGTCATATCACCGAAGATTTCCCCGATGGTATCCCCGAATTCAAAAGAGAAAGCTGTATAGCCGGATGGGAATATTTCCTGAAGCAACGCCTCAAAGACTTCCTGTCCAAAAGACGTTGA
- a CDS encoding porin family protein encodes MKKLVIVLAVILLTATFAQATELGFKAGLNMANLSGDIENNKTMTTFGGGVFARLSVARQFFVKPELLYVMKGTQADSDEVEDKLKFEYIEIPVLVGYQFPTPGPVSPSIFAGPSLGILMSANNEEEGEETDISDVVKSTDFGLVFGGGVDVAIGTGGKLTFDGRYTFGLSNLNDDEDFTQYELKNRVFSFYVGYSFAIGM; translated from the coding sequence ATGAAAAAACTGGTCATTGTGCTGGCGGTGATACTTCTGACCGCTACTTTTGCTCAGGCCACTGAACTGGGGTTCAAGGCCGGCCTGAATATGGCCAACCTTTCGGGTGATATCGAAAACAATAAAACCATGACGACATTCGGCGGCGGTGTGTTTGCCAGGTTGTCAGTCGCGCGGCAGTTTTTTGTCAAGCCCGAATTGCTCTATGTGATGAAAGGTACCCAGGCAGACAGCGATGAAGTCGAGGATAAGCTGAAATTCGAGTATATCGAGATCCCGGTTCTCGTCGGGTATCAGTTCCCGACGCCGGGTCCGGTCAGTCCTTCCATATTCGCCGGTCCTTCGCTCGGAATACTGATGAGCGCGAATAATGAAGAGGAAGGCGAAGAAACGGACATCAGCGATGTAGTTAAGAGCACCGATTTTGGCCTGGTTTTCGGAGGCGGCGTTGATGTAGCGATTGGGACCGGCGGCAAGCTCACATTCGACGGCCGATACACTTTTGGTTTATCGAATCTGAATGATGATGAAGACTTCACCCAATACGAACTCAAGAACCGAGTCTTCTCCTTTTATGTCGGCTACTCGTTTGCGATTGGCATGTAA
- a CDS encoding potassium transporter TrkG, whose product MNFITFLRRLKDKMFANMGQCHPAKLVALGYLSYILIGWLLLALPFMNNSGVTALDNLFIATSAVSTTGLVTVDIAKSYTFLGQLVILLLIQIGGVGYMTFGSFVILSRSPEITKRRAEISETVFSLPESFRIDKFLRSVVRFTIVIEFLGAVALYFAFTSAGVPDAAWQAVFHSVSAFCTAGFSLFSTSFESFSANFWLNIIIAVLSYLGAIGFIVCVDYWRKIRGKVKQVTLTSKIILWVTFWITLVGAALIFMGEPSINQHRTEDRILESLFQAMTAITTVGFNTVSIGALSNASLLIIIMMMVVGASPSGTGGGLKSTTFSALLGVMKSALKGRHEVTFWGKLVPSRRVWSAMASLSFYSSALLIGAYLLELTQQTSFAANVFEAASALGTVGLSTGITASLTDLGKCILILLMYCGRLGPVTFGMALFHKPPNYQVSSDSDLVA is encoded by the coding sequence ATGAATTTTATTACGTTTCTCCGTCGCCTGAAGGACAAAATGTTCGCTAATATGGGGCAATGCCATCCGGCAAAGCTGGTGGCTCTTGGATATCTTTCATACATTCTGATCGGCTGGTTGCTGCTGGCTCTTCCATTCATGAACAATTCAGGTGTAACCGCCCTCGACAATTTATTCATAGCTACTTCTGCGGTTTCGACCACCGGTCTCGTGACAGTCGATATAGCGAAATCGTACACTTTTCTGGGTCAACTTGTGATACTCCTGCTTATTCAGATAGGGGGCGTGGGGTACATGACGTTTGGTTCGTTCGTGATTCTATCGCGCTCCCCGGAAATCACGAAGCGTCGAGCCGAAATCAGCGAAACTGTTTTCAGTTTACCCGAATCATTTCGAATCGACAAATTTTTGCGTAGCGTAGTCAGGTTCACCATAGTCATTGAATTCCTTGGGGCGGTTGCCCTGTATTTCGCATTCACTTCCGCAGGAGTTCCCGACGCGGCTTGGCAGGCAGTTTTTCACAGTGTGTCGGCATTTTGTACTGCTGGATTCAGTCTGTTTTCCACGAGTTTTGAGAGTTTCTCTGCCAACTTCTGGTTGAATATCATCATAGCCGTGCTAAGCTATCTCGGAGCCATAGGGTTCATTGTATGCGTAGACTATTGGCGCAAAATTCGCGGAAAAGTCAAACAAGTCACGCTCACGAGCAAGATCATCTTGTGGGTTACCTTCTGGATTACTCTGGTCGGAGCCGCCTTGATCTTCATGGGCGAGCCATCGATAAACCAGCATCGAACGGAAGATCGCATACTGGAGTCCCTATTCCAGGCAATGACCGCTATCACGACCGTTGGTTTCAACACGGTGAGCATCGGAGCCTTATCCAATGCGTCTTTGCTGATTATAATCATGATGATGGTGGTGGGGGCATCGCCCAGCGGCACAGGCGGCGGATTGAAATCTACCACCTTCAGTGCCTTGCTTGGAGTAATGAAAAGCGCGTTGAAGGGCCGCCATGAAGTTACTTTCTGGGGTAAGCTGGTGCCCTCACGGCGGGTGTGGTCAGCTATGGCAAGTTTGTCATTTTATTCCAGCGCCCTACTTATCGGCGCCTATCTGCTCGAACTCACCCAGCAAACCTCATTCGCCGCAAACGTGTTTGAGGCCGCATCTGCGCTCGGAACGGTTGGTCTCAGCACAGGTATAACCGCCAGCCTGACCGATTTGGGAAAATGCATTCTGATCTTGCTCATGTACTGCGGCCGCCTGGGACCTGTAACTTTCGGTATGGCGCTGTTTCATAAACCGCCAAACTACCAGGTCTCTTCAGATTCAGACCTGGTGGCGTAG
- a CDS encoding DUF5362 family protein, with protein MEEQTQVIKELSMPLYQSKGWLKLLGIVMIIQGVFTALTLVGIVIAWLPIWLGVLLFQAASAAESAQFSGNKEQLMASLNKLKMYFIINGVLMVILLLFVAFLVLSMLIAGGSFLNQMGGY; from the coding sequence ATGGAAGAACAGACCCAAGTAATCAAGGAACTCAGTATGCCGCTGTACCAGTCAAAGGGATGGCTGAAATTGCTGGGCATCGTGATGATCATACAGGGCGTGTTTACGGCCCTGACACTTGTCGGAATCGTAATTGCCTGGTTGCCCATCTGGCTGGGTGTGCTTTTGTTCCAGGCAGCATCGGCCGCCGAGTCAGCACAGTTTTCGGGCAATAAAGAGCAACTGATGGCATCACTGAATAAACTCAAAATGTATTTCATTATCAACGGAGTGTTGATGGTGATCTTGCTGCTTTTTGTAGCCTTCCTGGTGTTGAGTATGCTCATAGCCGGCGGGAGTTTTCTCAATCAGATGGGTGGATATTAG